The genomic DNA ACCATGTGCTGCAGAAGCGCGGGCGAGTAGTTCCATGCCTCCGGCCCATAAACGTATTGTTCGAGGAGCTTGTACGCGCGACGCTGCGTCGCGATGGGGATCGCCTGCAGCGGCGGAGCCGCGTGCGGGTCGCCTCGGCGCGCGCGCGAGACGTACTCGCCGCCGAGATAGCGCGAAACGATCACGCCGCAGAGCCCGTAGTGGCGGGCGAGCGTGCCGAACGCGACTTGCAGGTCTTGATACGACGTGCCGGCACGCGGGAAATGCCGGCCGACGTTGCCGATGAGATCGTGTGACATCTTCATTTGCGTCTGGCACCAGCCGATATTGTCCGACGTAAGATCCCACTGTTGGTTGCGCGGATCGATACCGCGCCCGCCGCCCCACGCGACGTCTTCGTCCGACGACCACGAATCGCGCGGATTGCTCCATGCGGAGGCCCAGCCCCGCAAGGTCGGCACCTCGGCCGCAGGCGTCTTCGCGCCGGGGATGCGCGCGTAGCCCCAATGGATGACGTAATAATCGTACGGTCCGAGGACCGTTTGGAAATAGGTGCCCGCCGGCGTGCCCTTCGGCCAAATATTGATCGGCGCGTACTCCATCACCGAAGTCGCGTTGCCGTACTTGGAGGTAAAGGCGAGACTTTGCAGTTGTTTGGCCGTATAGGCCTGCGAACCGATAAAATTATGCCGCAGCCCGAAATCGTGGCCCGATTCGTGCAGGACGATCGACTTCAGAAAATCGTTCGAGAACTTCGCCGGTACCGTGTAACCGTCGCCGGTCAGAATCGAGAGTGCCGTCGCACCGTACTGATATTGCTCGTGCTCCCCGGTGAGAAATTCGCGCATGTCGTTGCGTCGCGCGGCGTACCGCGCGGCCGCGGGATCGGCGGCGGCCGTCGCAACTTGGGGCTGCACGAGGACCGGGTAGTCGAACTTTCCGCCCCGCATAAGATCGGAGTCGACGACGACGCCGCTCTTGATCATCTCGCCCGTGTACGGGTTGTAGAGCAGCTGCGCCTCCGCGAATCCGCCCTGACGCTCCGCCAACCAGCGAATGACGTTATAGCGAATATCGTCCGGATCGAAATTCGGATCGTTCGGCTGGTCCTTGACCACGACCGCGTTCGAGATGCCGATCTTTTCAAAGGCTCGATTCCACGTCAACAGCGCGTCGCGAACCGGTTGGCGATACTGCATGGGAATCGTGTCGCTCAGATACCACACGATCGGATTCTTCGCGGGCGACAGCGCCTTCGCGGGATCCGACGGCTGCAGGTTCCAGCGAACGATGTAGTTGAGATCCTTGTTATACGAGTTGTCGCTGCTGAAATCAGCGTGCGCGTTGACGAAGTAGCCGACGCGATCGTCGTAGATGCGAGGCCTATACGAATCGTCGCGCGGCAGCTCGGCGATGTTGTATTGCATCGCGATCTGCAAGTTGCGCGCGTCAGGGGTTACGTCGATGTACTGGCCGTTCTGCGTTGAAAACGTTTGGTTCGCAACGAGCACGACGTTATCGGGGAACGCTTTGGTTTTTCCGAAGTACGTCGACTGCGAGTCGAGCCGATACGTTCCCGTGGGGTTAAGGGCGTGCCCGCCGTTGAGATCGGTCAAGGCGTCGGCGACGTCGGTGACGTCTTGTAGAAACGGTGCGGCATCGATGACGATATCGCCGGTCGCCTTATCCTCACTCAGAATTTTGGCCACGCCGACGACCGTTGGGGCCGTCCCGGCATCGACCGCGCGTTGTTCGGGCGTTCCGGGGTTGGCCAAAAAGCGCGTGCTGGGGAAGAGAATCGCAACCTTGTCGTCCTGACGCGTAAAGCGCATGATCCGGCAGTTCTGCAGATCGGTGATCCCCGAGAACAGCCCTTCACCGATCCCATTAATCGGGACGCCGAGTTCCACGAAATCGCGATCGAGCTGGGCCGGCTTTAACTCGATGCCTACCTCCCCGTCCTTGCGCCAAATCGTAAAGAGGCCGTGCTGAGCCGTTCGCCCCTCGATCCAGGTATCGAAGGCCGCCGGGGCTCCGGCCGCACTAGCCGCCGGTTTGGCCGGCGTCGCCGGCTTCGGCGCCGCCGAAGCGGCACCAGCCGCAGCCAGCGCCAAGATGCCGCAGAACGCAACGTGTCCGATCCTCAACAAAACAGCCCCCACAATGATGAATATCCGCCGGTGGCCTAAGGCGCCGACTGGAATGATACTTTTCCTACAGTATGCCAGTAGCGACGGGCGGTCGCCTTCAACGATTCATCAAAACTGTCGCGATAACGGCCGCTCAGCCCTCGGGACGCTCGTAGACCCAGCGCATGATGCCGCTCGTGAGGACGCGGTGCTCGATGGGATGCAGACGTTCGAGAATCGCGGCGGCATCCTCGCCGGGGACGATGGCCAGCGGCTTGCGTACGAGCACCGGGCCGCAATCGGCGTCGAGCGTGACCCGATGCGAGCTGGCGCCGACCCAGCGGCTTTCGTCGCGGAGCGCGTCGCGAATGGCGTGTGCGCCGCGGTAGGCGCGAATCTGCGAGCCGTCGGGCATGCCGACAACGTCGCGCGACTGGTCGAGCGGGAGAAACGCCGGATGAATGTTGATCATCTCGGGAAATGACGCGACGAACGATGCGTCGAGCAGATGCATCCAGCCGAGAAGCAGCACGAGTTCCGGAGCGCTCGCTTCAACCTCACGCCGTAACAGGTCATCGTAGTCCGCGCGCGTCGTGGTGGCGCGGTGCCACGGCAAAATCAGCAGACTGCGAACGTGCGCCGCGCGTGCGCGCTCGATCGCGTAGGCGCGTTCGTTATTGGTCACGAGCGTCGTGATCTCAAGCGGGAGGCGTCCGCCCCCGACCGCATCGAGAACGGTTTGAAAATTGCTGCCGTTTCCGCTGGCGAGAACGGTCGTGCGCCATTTGCGTTGTTGCCACCGGTCTTTTTCAAAGC from Candidatus Baltobacteraceae bacterium includes the following:
- a CDS encoding formyltransferase family protein, whose product is MVNLLVDLSDERFAPDALARARGAIESGGFSFERGRADDRLLAWLDDAFGGTWSSEAFAANNVVATSRDRHVGFAAYAAQGLKFSWLRGYGARPDVGIFGPFGVDPAFRGSPAGPNLLIAALASLRENGYAHALIPAVGEEKLIAYYARHTGARIVERFEKDRWQQRKWRTTVLASGNGSNFQTVLDAVGGGRLPLEITTLVTNNERAYAIERARAAHVRSLLILPWHRATTTRADYDDLLRREVEASAPELVLLLGWMHLLDASFVASFPEMINIHPAFLPLDQSRDVVGMPDGSQIRAYRGAHAIRDALRDESRWVGASSHRVTLDADCGPVLVRKPLAIVPGEDAAAILERLHPIEHRVLTSGIMRWVYERPEG
- a CDS encoding zinc-dependent metalloprotease encodes the protein MLRIGHVAFCGILALAAAGAASAAPKPATPAKPAASAAGAPAAFDTWIEGRTAQHGLFTIWRKDGEVGIELKPAQLDRDFVELGVPINGIGEGLFSGITDLQNCRIMRFTRQDDKVAILFPSTRFLANPGTPEQRAVDAGTAPTVVGVAKILSEDKATGDIVIDAAPFLQDVTDVADALTDLNGGHALNPTGTYRLDSQSTYFGKTKAFPDNVVLVANQTFSTQNGQYIDVTPDARNLQIAMQYNIAELPRDDSYRPRIYDDRVGYFVNAHADFSSDNSYNKDLNYIVRWNLQPSDPAKALSPAKNPIVWYLSDTIPMQYRQPVRDALLTWNRAFEKIGISNAVVVKDQPNDPNFDPDDIRYNVIRWLAERQGGFAEAQLLYNPYTGEMIKSGVVVDSDLMRGGKFDYPVLVQPQVATAAADPAAARYAARRNDMREFLTGEHEQYQYGATALSILTGDGYTVPAKFSNDFLKSIVLHESGHDFGLRHNFIGSQAYTAKQLQSLAFTSKYGNATSVMEYAPINIWPKGTPAGTYFQTVLGPYDYYVIHWGYARIPGAKTPAAEVPTLRGWASAWSNPRDSWSSDEDVAWGGGRGIDPRNQQWDLTSDNIGWCQTQMKMSHDLIGNVGRHFPRAGTSYQDLQVAFGTLARHYGLCGVIVSRYLGGEYVSRARRGDPHAAPPLQAIPIATQRRAYKLLEQYVYGPEAWNYSPALLQHMV